One Clostridium estertheticum DNA segment encodes these proteins:
- a CDS encoding DUF6951 family protein, with translation MSVVNINPGICGLISKIIIETEDMQEVIIKIESLCPYIMEMAKEIQEIDGFVECFAKFQDSKVYNAAQKYSKHVACPVPSGIIKGIEIACGLALPKPVKIDFE, from the coding sequence ATGAGCGTAGTTAATATTAATCCAGGTATTTGTGGGCTAATCTCTAAAATTATTATAGAAACTGAAGATATGCAGGAAGTGATCATTAAAATTGAATCGCTATGTCCATATATCATGGAAATGGCTAAGGAGATACAAGAAATTGACGGCTTTGTAGAATGTTTTGCGAAATTTCAAGATTCTAAAGTTTATAATGCAGCACAGAAGTATAGTAAGCATGTTGCATGTCCTGTTCCTTCCGGAATAATAAAGGGTATTGAGATAGCATGTGGGTTAGCTTTGCCTAAGCCAGTCAAAATAGATTTTGAATAA
- a CDS encoding uroporphyrinogen decarboxylase family protein: MNSRELVLGALKNEEVTRAPWVPFVGCHGASLIGVNCEEYFKSVDNMVRGVTKAYELYRPDGLPALFDLQVEAEAMGCKLQYSENNPPAVTSHPLEDGIELKDLKIPTELDGRFPIVLEATRKICSTLGDKIAIYGLITGPFTLALHLKGTDIFYEMMDEPENIQELMGFCLEVCKNTARMYMEAGVDVIAVVDPMVSQISPENFESFVSPYITTLFEYIKGNEKLSSYFVCGNATRNIEPMCKCKSDSISIDENVALDFAKEICSKYGVSLGGNIKLTVTMLFGTPTDNINDAKNCLQIGGTKGFILSPGCDMPFNTPVENVKAVTSVVYGEVSEFLGAEGSLADIDVQLPDYKNELKVILDVITLDSTSCAPCQYMVEAVKAAVKGLEDKVEWSEYKIKEKESVVRMIKLGVQNIPTICIDGEIKYISIIPSVEELRKSILEVLNKKGL; encoded by the coding sequence ATGAATTCAAGAGAATTAGTTTTAGGAGCGTTGAAAAATGAAGAAGTTACAAGAGCTCCTTGGGTGCCTTTTGTAGGTTGCCATGGTGCAAGTTTAATTGGAGTAAACTGTGAGGAGTATTTTAAGTCAGTGGATAATATGGTTAGGGGTGTTACTAAGGCTTATGAACTATACAGGCCAGATGGACTTCCAGCATTATTTGATTTACAGGTTGAGGCGGAGGCTATGGGCTGTAAGCTTCAATATTCAGAAAATAATCCACCAGCAGTTACATCACATCCTCTTGAAGATGGAATAGAGTTAAAGGATTTGAAGATTCCAACAGAACTTGATGGAAGATTTCCAATAGTTTTAGAAGCTACAAGAAAAATTTGCAGCACCTTAGGTGATAAGATTGCTATCTATGGACTTATAACAGGACCTTTTACCTTGGCACTGCATTTAAAAGGTACAGATATATTCTACGAAATGATGGATGAGCCTGAAAATATTCAAGAGCTTATGGGTTTTTGCCTGGAGGTTTGTAAAAATACTGCAAGAATGTATATGGAGGCAGGAGTAGATGTAATTGCAGTAGTAGACCCTATGGTTTCTCAGATATCTCCTGAAAATTTCGAATCATTTGTTTCACCATATATAACCACCTTGTTTGAGTATATAAAGGGAAATGAAAAGCTGAGTTCTTACTTTGTATGCGGAAACGCCACAAGAAATATAGAACCTATGTGTAAATGCAAGTCTGACAGTATTTCTATTGATGAAAACGTTGCACTTGATTTTGCTAAAGAAATCTGTTCAAAGTACGGTGTATCTTTAGGCGGAAATATAAAGCTTACAGTTACCATGCTGTTTGGAACTCCTACGGACAATATTAATGATGCAAAAAACTGCTTACAGATAGGTGGAACTAAGGGTTTTATCCTTTCACCAGGCTGTGATATGCCTTTTAACACACCGGTTGAAAATGTTAAGGCTGTGACTAGTGTAGTTTACGGGGAGGTTTCAGAGTTCCTAGGAGCAGAGGGAAGTCTTGCAGATATAGATGTGCAGCTTCCAGACTATAAGAATGAACTTAAAGTAATTTTAGATGTTATAACTCTAGATTCAACTTCTTGTGCTCCATGCCAATACATGGTAGAAGCAGTTAAGGCTGCGGTTAAAGGACTTGAGGACAAGGTAGAGTGGAGTGAATACAAGATTAAGGAAAAAGAATCTGTAGTTAGAATGATTAAGCTTGGTGTTCAAAATATACCTACTATATGTATTGATGGAGAGATTAAATACATTAGTATAATCCCATCTGTAGAGGAATTAAGAAAGTCTATATTGGAAGTATTGAATAAAAAAGGATTGTAG
- a CDS encoding thioredoxin family protein: MRVKIVVVLLQDPCSACFIIGGLMREMFDKLQKKMEIIDVEYRWLENLKNLHSIEGLEVESFPAIIINGEQITAGTIPDKREIIKRIEWESENGEC; the protein is encoded by the coding sequence ATGAGAGTGAAAATAGTTGTAGTTTTGCTGCAAGATCCATGTTCTGCCTGTTTTATTATAGGTGGACTTATGAGAGAAATGTTTGATAAACTGCAAAAGAAAATGGAAATTATTGATGTTGAATATAGGTGGCTTGAAAACTTGAAAAATCTCCACAGTATAGAAGGCTTAGAGGTAGAGAGTTTTCCAGCTATAATTATAAATGGAGAGCAGATAACCGCGGGAACAATACCAGATAAAAGAGAAATAATCAAAAGAATTGAGTGGGAGAGTGAGAATGGTGAGTGCTGA
- a CDS encoding GTP-binding protein, which produces MVSAELIVVGGFLGAGKTTSILSIAKYLISSGKKVGIVTNDQGSDLVDTNFLKASGMTVLEVTGGCFCCNFEEFINKVQTLAENEMPDVILAEPVGSCTDLISTIFKPIELKYMTKVILRPLSVVVDPKRIKRLLIEENSGFHSEINYLFRKQLEEADIIVLNKIDSLVQEEIKKITDFIKIKFKSADIVCVSAKNNLNIDGWINTIYDVNATKARTLDIDYTMYGDAEARLGWLNLTASLVADENVNISKLIEKVMIELKDEFIKNSFEIAHLKIYGVSEDDWCKASITTIHEELDFSKKAEKTSSRWNVIINARIDAKPEVLKSSLEKIFFRAVETENMKSVELSMECFKPGKPNPTYRMA; this is translated from the coding sequence ATGGTGAGTGCTGAATTAATTGTTGTAGGCGGATTTTTAGGTGCAGGTAAAACAACTTCTATACTAAGTATAGCAAAATATCTTATCAGTTCAGGGAAAAAAGTTGGTATAGTTACTAATGACCAAGGTAGTGACTTAGTTGATACAAATTTTTTAAAAGCTTCCGGCATGACAGTACTTGAGGTAACTGGGGGCTGCTTCTGTTGCAATTTTGAAGAGTTTATAAATAAGGTACAAACCTTAGCAGAAAATGAAATGCCAGATGTGATTTTAGCTGAACCAGTGGGTAGCTGCACAGACTTAATTTCAACAATTTTCAAACCGATAGAACTAAAATACATGACAAAAGTAATACTAAGACCTCTTTCCGTAGTGGTAGATCCAAAGCGAATTAAAAGACTTCTAATAGAAGAAAATTCAGGCTTTCATTCAGAAATAAATTATCTATTTAGAAAACAGCTAGAGGAAGCGGATATAATTGTTTTAAATAAAATTGATTCTTTAGTCCAAGAAGAAATAAAAAAAATTACAGATTTTATTAAAATTAAATTTAAATCTGCTGATATAGTTTGTGTTTCGGCAAAAAATAATTTGAACATAGATGGATGGATCAACACAATTTACGACGTGAATGCCACAAAAGCAAGAACCTTAGATATTGACTACACAATGTACGGAGATGCAGAGGCAAGGCTTGGATGGCTCAACTTAACAGCTAGTTTAGTTGCAGATGAAAATGTTAATATAAGCAAGCTTATAGAAAAAGTTATGATTGAGTTGAAAGATGAGTTCATAAAAAATAGTTTTGAAATAGCTCATTTAAAAATCTACGGAGTTTCAGAAGATGATTGGTGCAAGGCAAGTATAACCACTATTCATGAGGAATTGGACTTCAGTAAAAAAGCTGAGAAAACTTCTTCAAGATGGAATGTTATAATCAATGCTAGAATTGATGCCAAGCCTGAGGTTTTAAAGTCTTCATTAGAAAAGATATTCTTTAGGGCAGTTGAGACAGAGAATATGAAGAGCGTAGAGTTAAGCATGGAATGCTTTAAGCCGGGAAAGCCTAATCCAACTTATAGAATGGCATAA
- a CDS encoding DUF5110 domain-containing protein, translating into MSAPIVEKDKHPEGTMPLYIKENSIIPTREVQQKTDEKPLTNLILDTYLDEKANYSFYEDDNNTLDYKESGEFNITNFTVAKKVISREL; encoded by the coding sequence ATGTCAGCACCAATCGTAGAAAAGGACAAACATCCAGAAGGAACTATGCCTCTTTATATTAAGGAGAATTCCATAATTCCTACCCGTGAAGTTCAGCAGAAAACAGATGAAAAACCACTAACTAACCTTATACTTGATACTTACCTTGACGAAAAGGCTAACTATTCATTTTATGAAGATGATAATAATACCTTAGATTACAAGGAGAGTGGAGAGTTTAATATAACAAACTTCACAGTAGCAAAAAAGGTAATAAGCCGGGAGTTGTAG
- a CDS encoding DUF4277 domain-containing protein codes for MNFTVGLCESMGVPDIFNKYLDSECGRTSDIPYGVLAEMLIVNICSTHQPLYHLKEFYTAVDLDGIFHCEIDLTHLSYLYIYI; via the coding sequence ATGAATTTTACAGTTGGACTATGCGAGAGCATGGGTGTTCCTGATATTTTTAATAAATACTTAGATTCAGAATGTGGTAGAACATCTGATATCCCCTACGGAGTTTTAGCTGAAATGTTAATTGTTAATATTTGTAGCACACACCAGCCGTTGTATCACCTTAAAGAGTTTTATACCGCTGTTGACTTAGACGGTATTTTTCATTGTGAAATTGATCTAACCCATCTTTCCTATCTATATATATATATATAG
- a CDS encoding efflux RND transporter periplasmic adaptor subunit, translating into MKSKKMISKIVLATLVSSLIASNFTACSLYPKEEQMLAPPLVEAPKPIYDEVSVTKGNIENKITGTGTLVSVNQENLFFKFKGGTLKSINVKLGDKVKKGAIVAELDTDNLDSRIKQQELSDKEAQLTLEDAKAQLSEDMNNQATAQAAQDAVNAAKAQGKTPNQEAEVKAARLQDFIDQVRKSTSQVKRAEFDFERNKLALDDLQLEKQKSTLTSTLDGIVVYVDTMNAGDYANAFKTLVTVADPTKLQVKYTGDKLEVFDLGKKVDLKYNYKDYQGVVVTNPSSMPFSTNTEAKKYVQIKVDNLPKEALIGDGIDINMILEKKENVIVLSRNCIHSTNGRNYVEMLDKGLKVQRNVELGLQNATEVEIVKGINVGEKVIK; encoded by the coding sequence ATGAAGAGTAAGAAAATGATTTCTAAAATTGTGTTAGCTACATTAGTTAGTAGCCTAATTGCATCAAATTTTACGGCCTGTAGCTTATATCCAAAGGAAGAACAAATGTTAGCGCCGCCACTAGTAGAAGCTCCCAAGCCTATTTATGACGAAGTCTCGGTAACTAAGGGAAATATTGAGAATAAGATAACAGGGACAGGTACTCTTGTTTCTGTAAACCAAGAAAATCTTTTCTTCAAATTTAAAGGTGGTACATTAAAATCCATTAATGTAAAGCTAGGGGATAAGGTTAAGAAGGGAGCTATAGTGGCAGAACTAGACACGGATAATTTAGATAGCAGAATAAAACAGCAGGAGCTTTCAGATAAAGAGGCACAGCTAACATTGGAGGATGCTAAGGCGCAGCTTTCTGAGGATATGAATAATCAAGCCACAGCGCAGGCAGCACAGGATGCTGTGAATGCTGCAAAAGCTCAAGGGAAGACTCCAAATCAAGAGGCTGAGGTAAAAGCAGCAAGGCTTCAAGATTTCATTGATCAAGTTAGAAAATCCACTTCTCAAGTTAAAAGAGCAGAATTTGATTTTGAAAGAAACAAGTTGGCTCTGGATGATTTACAGCTTGAGAAACAGAAATCAACCTTAACTTCTACCCTTGATGGGATAGTGGTTTATGTTGATACAATGAATGCTGGAGATTATGCAAATGCCTTTAAAACTTTAGTAACAGTGGCAGATCCCACTAAGCTTCAAGTTAAGTATACAGGAGACAAATTAGAGGTTTTTGATTTAGGCAAAAAAGTTGATTTAAAGTATAATTATAAGGATTATCAGGGCGTTGTAGTAACAAACCCTTCCAGTATGCCGTTTTCTACTAATACAGAAGCTAAAAAATATGTACAAATTAAAGTGGACAACCTCCCTAAAGAGGCATTAATTGGAGACGGCATAGATATAAATATGATTCTTGAAAAGAAAGAAAATGTTATAGTCTTATCGAGAAATTGTATACATAGTACTAATGGAAGAAACTATGTTGAAATGCTAGATAAAGGCTTAAAGGTTCAACGAAATGTAGAACTTGGATTACAGAATGCCACTGAGGTAGAGATTGTTAAAGGAATTAATGTGGGTGAAAAAGTAATAAAGTAG
- a CDS encoding ABC transporter permease, with protein MLQMVLRKMIKNRWMVLCLLIGVIIATAMMSSIPEYTGGILQKVLTKDLEDYQVKNNVFPGTYYLKHDFYSDDVNVRKSKYDEFNNIIKDDFYKTINIPALYKVNILNFEYLNTEFMSEYLNKKVTENIMIKAMSDMDKHIKMLHGHHPSKSKSGDVYEVMISETAMHDLDLKLDSTYNIKKINTIDDNFKPINVKIAGVFAPESTNDTYWYQGKASYSDSLFMDYSLFCNEFMKSNDCKVSSAEWYAAFDYHKITLSNISDITTNLDNQYKWLNSNQAKDINIPSLDTLKKYDGRQKQLKTLLWVLQVPVILMLIFYLFMVSQLIMEEEKNEIAVLKSRGATRVQIFKSYLTESLILSGIAIIFGPLIGMWICKLLGASNGFLNFVQRTSLPIYLDYNAYLYALIAIGLFILTMLIPAFFASKTTIVLYKQEKSKINKKAIWQKYFIDFVFIGISSYGIYNYNVRQNIMNYNTGSVTDLPIDPLLFLISTFFILGVGLLFLRIYPHIIKLVFWIGKKTWSPTAYASLLSVSRSTGKNQFLILFLIFTLSIGIFNAKAARTINTNNEEKIKYSIGADVTIMANWINGERPRPMPGAPITDYVVTYTEPDYKQYESLSGVAYATKVYTKNDASITMGDKDSRNVCFMGIIPSEFGKTAWFRTDLLTYHWYNYLNLMTKDPRAFLLSRSFQKKYNIKLGDEVTVTLGERGSLSGIAYAFVDYWPTYNPHQVKDENLQQDLIVGNFNYVEANLPIAPYEVWIKKQNNVTSQQLYDDIKKKNLKVNNLKDTSQEIIKSKNDPILQGINGALTLGFLVTMAITAVGFLIYWIISIRSRILQFGVLRAMGFTFKELIKMLIWEQFLISVTAIFMGVIIGGVVSDIFVPMLKVAFNTSEQIPPFKVIAYGGDYIKIYATIGIILLAGLIIIGRFVSKIKINEAIKLGED; from the coding sequence ATGCTGCAAATGGTTTTAAGAAAAATGATAAAAAATAGATGGATGGTTTTATGTTTGTTAATTGGTGTCATCATTGCCACAGCTATGATGAGTAGTATTCCTGAATATACAGGCGGAATACTGCAGAAGGTTCTCACTAAGGATCTTGAAGATTATCAAGTGAAAAATAATGTTTTTCCAGGTACCTATTACTTAAAACATGATTTTTATTCCGATGATGTTAATGTAAGAAAATCCAAGTATGATGAATTTAATAATATTATAAAGGATGATTTTTATAAAACAATAAATATTCCCGCACTATATAAGGTAAATATCTTGAATTTTGAGTATTTAAATACTGAATTTATGAGTGAATATTTAAATAAAAAAGTAACAGAGAATATTATGATTAAAGCTATGTCTGATATGGATAAACATATTAAAATGCTTCATGGGCATCATCCTTCCAAAAGTAAAAGTGGGGATGTCTATGAGGTTATGATTAGCGAAACAGCAATGCATGATTTAGATTTAAAACTGGATTCCACCTATAATATAAAGAAAATAAATACTATAGATGATAATTTTAAGCCTATCAATGTAAAGATAGCAGGGGTTTTTGCTCCTGAAAGTACTAATGATACCTATTGGTATCAAGGAAAAGCTTCATATTCTGATAGTTTATTTATGGATTATTCACTTTTCTGTAATGAATTTATGAAAAGTAATGATTGTAAAGTATCAAGTGCTGAGTGGTATGCCGCCTTTGATTACCATAAAATTACGTTAAGTAATATAAGTGATATTACAACAAATTTGGATAATCAGTATAAATGGCTTAACTCAAATCAAGCAAAAGATATTAATATACCTTCCTTGGATACTTTAAAAAAATATGACGGAAGGCAAAAACAGTTGAAGACACTTTTGTGGGTGCTTCAGGTTCCTGTAATATTAATGCTGATATTTTATTTGTTTATGGTTTCTCAGCTTATTATGGAGGAAGAAAAAAATGAAATAGCTGTACTTAAGAGTAGAGGAGCTACTAGGGTACAAATTTTTAAAAGCTATCTTACGGAAAGTTTGATTTTAAGTGGTATAGCAATTATATTTGGACCTTTAATTGGTATGTGGATATGTAAACTTCTTGGAGCCTCTAACGGGTTTTTAAATTTTGTTCAAAGAACAAGTTTACCAATCTACTTAGATTACAATGCATATTTATATGCTTTAATAGCAATAGGTTTATTTATTTTAACCATGCTTATTCCTGCATTTTTTGCTTCTAAAACTACTATTGTTCTTTATAAACAGGAAAAGAGTAAAATTAATAAGAAAGCTATTTGGCAAAAATACTTTATTGATTTTGTGTTTATCGGTATTTCTAGTTATGGTATATACAATTATAATGTAAGACAGAATATCATGAATTACAATACTGGAAGTGTAACTGACTTACCTATCGATCCTTTACTATTTTTAATATCTACCTTTTTTATTTTAGGTGTGGGGCTACTATTTCTTAGAATTTACCCACATATTATTAAATTAGTGTTTTGGATAGGAAAAAAAACATGGTCTCCCACAGCTTATGCTTCCCTTTTGTCTGTATCACGTTCCACAGGGAAGAATCAGTTCTTAATTTTATTTTTGATTTTTACTCTTTCTATAGGTATTTTTAATGCAAAAGCTGCAAGGACCATAAATACAAATAATGAAGAGAAAATAAAGTATTCTATAGGGGCAGATGTTACCATAATGGCAAATTGGATTAATGGCGAACGTCCAAGACCCATGCCAGGAGCACCTATTACAGATTATGTAGTAACTTATACTGAGCCTGACTATAAACAATATGAAAGTTTATCAGGGGTAGCCTACGCTACAAAAGTATATACAAAAAATGACGCCTCTATAACTATGGGTGATAAAGACTCTAGAAACGTTTGTTTTATGGGTATTATCCCAAGTGAATTTGGTAAAACTGCGTGGTTTAGAACGGATTTACTAACTTATCATTGGTATAATTATTTAAATCTAATGACTAAGGATCCAAGAGCTTTTTTACTTTCACGTTCTTTCCAAAAAAAGTATAATATTAAGTTGGGAGATGAGGTAACTGTTACTCTTGGGGAAAGAGGATCCTTAAGTGGAATTGCTTATGCTTTTGTTGATTATTGGCCTACTTACAATCCACATCAAGTTAAGGATGAAAATTTACAGCAGGATTTAATAGTTGGGAATTTTAATTATGTGGAAGCAAATCTACCTATAGCGCCCTATGAGGTATGGATTAAAAAGCAAAATAATGTTACCAGTCAGCAGCTTTATGACGATATAAAAAAGAAGAATTTGAAAGTTAACAATCTAAAAGATACAAGTCAGGAGATTATAAAAAGTAAAAATGATCCTATCCTTCAAGGAATAAATGGGGCATTAACCTTAGGCTTTTTAGTTACCATGGCAATTACAGCAGTAGGATTTTTAATATATTGGATTATATCCATAAGGAGCAGAATACTTCAATTTGGTGTACTAAGAGCTATGGGGTTTACCTTCAAAGAGTTAATAAAAATGCTTATTTGGGAGCAGTTTCTTATATCTGTTACCGCAATTTTTATGGGAGTAATTATTGGTGGAGTTGTTAGTGATATCTTTGTACCTATGCTTAAGGTAGCTTTTAATACTTCGGAGCAGATACCACCATTTAAAGTTATCGCTTATGGTGGAGATTATATTAAAATATATGCAACAATAGGAATTATTTTATTGGCTGGTTTAATTATAATAGGAAGATTTGTATCAAAAATTAAAATTAATGAGGCAATTAAGCTGGGAGAAGATTAA
- a CDS encoding ABC transporter ATP-binding protein — protein sequence MTEILKTQGICRDFKSGNETIQALKNISFNVKSGTLTILRGRSGSGKTTLINLLGAMDMPSNGEIYFDGENITNMTEIKRDMLRRKRMGFVFQSGALMSYMSAYENVDFALRIAGFNTKERGIRAEECLAIVGLSKRKEHRPSEMSGGEQQRVAIARAISHRPKIIFADEPTSALDSSMSIQIVKAFKEIIDREGTTVVMTTHDPSMIEIADQVITLQDGEMMNE from the coding sequence ATGACAGAAATATTAAAAACACAGGGTATATGTCGTGATTTTAAATCGGGGAATGAAACCATACAAGCTCTAAAAAATATAAGCTTTAATGTAAAGAGCGGAACTTTAACCATTCTTAGAGGTCGCTCTGGTTCTGGAAAAACAACTTTAATAAATCTGTTGGGTGCTATGGATATGCCAAGTAATGGAGAAATATATTTTGATGGCGAAAATATTACAAACATGACTGAAATAAAAAGAGATATGCTGAGAAGAAAGCGCATGGGATTTGTTTTTCAGTCAGGAGCACTGATGTCTTATATGTCTGCGTATGAAAACGTTGATTTTGCACTTAGAATTGCAGGTTTTAATACTAAGGAAAGAGGAATTAGAGCTGAGGAATGTCTTGCCATAGTAGGCTTAAGTAAAAGAAAGGAACACAGACCTTCTGAAATGTCAGGTGGTGAACAACAAAGGGTAGCTATTGCTAGAGCAATTTCTCATAGACCTAAAATTATTTTTGCTGATGAGCCTACATCAGCCTTGGATTCATCTATGAGTATTCAAATAGTAAAAGCATTTAAAGAAATTATTGATAGAGAAGGCACCACTGTTGTTATGACCACACATGATCCAAGTATGATAGAAATAGCAGATCAGGTTATTACACTTCAGGATGGAGAGATGATGAATGAATAA
- a CDS encoding ATP-binding cassette domain-containing protein: MNNESKPIIECENLVKIYKTEEIEVVALQGLDLIVEEGELMAIIGNSGSGKSTLLNMIGALDRPSAGKLYVDGKDLFKLTEKQMAFYKRDTVGFVWQNNARNLIPYLTALENIELAMNIAGNKNKKRALELLEMVQLSHRKNNKLNQLSGGEQQRIAISIALSNNPRILLADEPTGAVDTKTADQILDLFRVLNSTQKLTIVIVTHDRTISKKVDRVVAIRDGRTSSEFIRKKSYAEELEELEKGIVANAGEETHEELAVIDKSGRLQIPKEYIEAIGIKGKNKIKVELEGKRIILVSPNSVK, translated from the coding sequence ATGAATAATGAAAGTAAGCCCATAATTGAATGTGAAAACTTAGTAAAAATATATAAAACTGAAGAAATAGAAGTAGTAGCACTTCAAGGCCTTGATTTAATTGTAGAAGAAGGGGAGCTAATGGCTATTATAGGGAATAGCGGTAGTGGAAAATCAACACTTCTAAATATGATTGGAGCTTTGGACAGACCATCTGCAGGAAAGCTATATGTAGATGGCAAGGATTTATTTAAGCTTACAGAAAAACAAATGGCTTTTTATAAGAGAGATACTGTGGGATTTGTATGGCAAAATAATGCAAGAAATTTAATTCCATACCTTACAGCTTTGGAAAATATAGAGCTTGCTATGAATATTGCAGGTAACAAAAATAAAAAAAGAGCATTAGAGCTTTTAGAAATGGTGCAGCTTTCTCATAGAAAAAACAATAAATTAAACCAGCTTTCGGGTGGTGAGCAGCAGAGGATAGCAATTTCAATTGCTTTAAGTAACAATCCAAGAATACTTTTGGCAGATGAACCTACGGGTGCAGTTGATACTAAAACTGCAGATCAGATACTTGACCTTTTTAGAGTTTTAAATTCTACTCAAAAACTTACCATTGTAATTGTTACACATGACAGAACTATTTCTAAGAAAGTGGATAGGGTTGTAGCAATCAGAGATGGCCGAACCAGTAGTGAATTCATAAGAAAAAAATCTTATGCAGAGGAACTAGAAGAGTTGGAAAAAGGTATAGTAGCTAATGCTGGTGAGGAAACTCATGAGGAATTAGCCGTCATTGATAAGTCGGGACGTCTGCAGATACCAAAGGAATATATTGAAGCTATAGGGATAAAAGGTAAAAACAAAATAAAAGTTGAATTAGAGGGTAAAAGAATCATATTGGTTTCACCTAATAGTGTTAAATAG
- a CDS encoding GH39 family glycosyl hydrolase — MTKISFNANQTGEVFVPYWHKLICAGRAAEGLREAWRIQFKELQREIGFEYIRFHGLLHEDMMVYRENNIMEYLKS, encoded by the coding sequence ATGACTAAAATATCTTTTAATGCAAATCAAACAGGAGAAGTTTTTGTTCCATATTGGCACAAACTTATTTGTGCGGGGCGAGCAGCAGAAGGTTTAAGAGAAGCTTGGAGAATTCAATTTAAGGAATTACAAAGGGAAATTGGATTTGAATATATAAGGTTCCATGGACTTTTACATGAGGATATGATGGTTTATCGTGAGAATAATATTATGGAATATCTGAAGTCTTAA
- a CDS encoding GH39 family glycosyl hydrolase, giving the protein MSEVLKWYFEVWNEPNDNFWSSTLEEYCKMYEYTVSVIKSINNNIKVGRPAAPGHATDGFSDIVVIL; this is encoded by the coding sequence ATATCTGAAGTCTTAAAATGGTATTTTGAAGTTTGGAATGAACCTAACGATAACTTTTGGTCCTCTACCTTGGAAGAGTATTGCAAAATGTATGAATATACAGTTAGTGTAATTAAGTCAATAAATAATAATATAAAGGTAGGGCGACCAGCAGCTCCTGGTCATGCCACTGATGGGTTTTCAGATATTGTTGTAATTTTATAA